The proteins below are encoded in one region of Flavobacterium sp. IMCC34852:
- a CDS encoding DUF4159 domain-containing protein, whose product MKKIGFLLLLVTSLGFSQEIALLKYNGGGDWYANPTSLPNLIKYANQTINTNIKAKPATVEPGSPDIFGYPFVHMTGHGNVVFSDAEIVNLRNYLLSGGFLHADDNYGMDQYIRREIKRLFPNNDLVEIPANHPIFQKPNVFASGLPKIHEHDNKRPQAFGIFIESRLVLLYTYECDLGDGWEDAEVHNNPKEVREKALKMGANILNYIFNN is encoded by the coding sequence ATGAAAAAAATAGGCTTCCTTTTATTATTGGTAACCTCATTGGGCTTTTCGCAAGAAATTGCTTTGCTAAAATACAATGGCGGTGGCGATTGGTATGCCAATCCTACTTCGTTACCCAATTTGATAAAATACGCCAATCAAACTATCAACACCAATATCAAAGCCAAACCTGCTACGGTTGAACCCGGAAGTCCTGATATTTTTGGTTATCCTTTTGTACACATGACCGGACATGGCAATGTGGTTTTTAGCGATGCTGAAATTGTGAATTTGAGAAATTATTTGCTATCCGGAGGTTTTTTGCATGCCGACGACAATTATGGAATGGATCAATACATTCGCAGAGAAATCAAAAGACTATTTCCTAATAATGATTTGGTTGAGATTCCGGCCAATCATCCCATTTTTCAAAAGCCTAATGTTTTTGCATCCGGATTGCCTAAAATCCATGAACATGACAACAAAAGACCACAAGCTTTTGGTATCTTTATTGAGAGTCGTTTGGTATTACTTTATACTTACGAATGCGACCTAGGCGACGGCTGGGAAGACGCTGAAGTGCATAACAACCCCAAAGAAGTTCGTGAGAAAGCCTTAAAAATGGGCGCTAATATTCTAAACTACATTTTCAACAATTAA
- a CDS encoding AI-2E family transporter, with amino-acid sequence MVTSKTIALGIVKGVGIIVLTALALYFLYQIQAVLIYLVVAFILTLIGNPILDFFKRKLKFNHIAATIATLTIFMLLIFGLLSMFIPLITAQGENLSLLNTTEIEKSTLELINKIAAYLDSHGIDSSRLFKEANISSKINFSFIPELFNSIILTISSFGIGLASVLFITFFFLKDRLSFIISAKHLMPDAQEDKILNSLHQINHLLSRYFIGLLLQLFIVFILYMIVLLIFGVENAILIAFLCAVLNIVPYIGPLIASVVAAILTMLGNLGGDFQTQILPVTIYVMIGFWIVQLIDNNVSSPLIFSKSVSSHPLEIFLVVLITGFLFGIVGMIIAIPFYTILKVFGKEFFPENKIIKLLTKNL; translated from the coding sequence ATGGTAACTTCAAAAACAATTGCTCTCGGAATAGTCAAAGGAGTTGGAATTATTGTATTAACAGCCTTAGCTTTATATTTTTTATACCAAATACAAGCGGTGTTAATCTATTTAGTTGTTGCTTTTATTTTGACCTTAATCGGAAATCCGATTCTCGATTTTTTTAAAAGAAAACTCAAATTCAACCATATTGCTGCAACCATCGCTACATTGACCATTTTCATGCTTCTTATTTTTGGTTTACTATCCATGTTTATTCCGCTAATAACGGCACAAGGTGAAAACTTGTCTCTTTTAAATACCACAGAAATTGAAAAAAGCACGTTGGAATTAATCAATAAAATAGCGGCCTATTTAGACAGTCATGGCATAGATTCCTCTCGCCTTTTTAAAGAAGCCAATATTAGTTCTAAAATAAACTTCAGTTTTATCCCGGAACTGTTCAATAGCATTATCTTAACCATCAGCAGTTTTGGAATTGGTTTGGCCTCTGTTTTATTCATTACTTTCTTCTTTCTTAAAGACCGATTGTCATTCATTATTAGTGCCAAACATTTAATGCCCGATGCCCAGGAAGACAAAATCCTAAACTCATTACACCAAATCAATCATTTATTATCGCGCTATTTTATAGGGTTGCTACTCCAATTGTTTATTGTGTTTATTTTGTATATGATAGTGTTGCTTATTTTCGGAGTAGAAAATGCTATTCTTATCGCTTTTTTATGTGCTGTATTGAATATTGTTCCATACATAGGACCGCTGATTGCCTCTGTTGTAGCTGCTATTTTAACCATGTTAGGCAATTTAGGCGGAGATTTTCAAACCCAAATTTTACCGGTAACCATTTATGTAATGATTGGCTTTTGGATTGTACAATTAATCGACAACAATGTTTCTTCGCCGTTGATTTTCTCTAAAAGTGTGAGTTCTCATCCGTTGGAAATTTTTCTGGTCGTATTGATTACAGGCTTTCTTTTTGGCATAGTTGGGATGATTATTGCCATTCCTTTTTACACTATTCTTAAGGTTTTTGGCAAAGAATTCTTCCCCGAAAATAAAATTATCAAGCTTTTAACCAAAAACTTGTAG
- the tsaD gene encoding tRNA (adenosine(37)-N6)-threonylcarbamoyltransferase complex transferase subunit TsaD, with protein sequence MHTEEVFILAIESSCDDTAAAVLRNDKVLSNVVARQNIHEEYGGVVPELASRAHQQNIVPVIDVALKKAGINKEQLSAIAFTQGPGLMGSLLVGSSFAKSLALALDIPLIAVNHMHAHILAHFIDEEGFDKPVFPFLALTISGGHTQIVKVNDYFHMEIIGETTDDAVGEAFDKTAKILGLPYPGGPLIDQFAKEGNPKKYPFTKPKVDGLDFSFSGLKTQILYFVQKNVFNNPNFIEENKHDICASVQNVIIEILMDKLQLAVAETGIKQIAIGGGVSANSGIRTTLKAAEAKYGWKTFIPKFEYTTDNAAMIGIVGYQKYLHDKFTDSAVVSKARIEF encoded by the coding sequence ATGCATACCGAAGAAGTTTTTATTCTGGCTATTGAAAGTTCCTGTGATGACACTGCAGCGGCTGTTTTGCGTAATGATAAAGTGTTGTCTAATGTTGTTGCCCGACAAAATATACACGAAGAATACGGTGGCGTTGTTCCCGAATTGGCTTCGCGTGCTCACCAACAAAATATTGTTCCCGTAATTGATGTTGCACTGAAAAAAGCCGGAATCAATAAAGAACAACTCTCAGCCATAGCTTTTACGCAAGGTCCGGGATTAATGGGTTCGCTCTTAGTAGGCTCGTCTTTCGCCAAATCTCTGGCCTTGGCATTAGATATTCCGTTGATTGCCGTAAATCACATGCATGCTCACATTTTGGCTCATTTTATTGATGAAGAAGGATTTGACAAACCTGTTTTTCCTTTTTTAGCACTGACCATTTCGGGCGGACATACCCAAATTGTGAAAGTAAATGACTATTTCCACATGGAAATCATAGGCGAAACCACGGATGATGCTGTTGGAGAAGCTTTTGATAAAACCGCAAAAATACTCGGTCTGCCCTATCCCGGCGGACCATTGATAGACCAATTTGCCAAAGAAGGCAACCCCAAAAAATATCCGTTTACCAAACCTAAAGTGGATGGCTTAGACTTCAGCTTCTCCGGATTGAAAACACAAATTTTGTATTTTGTTCAGAAAAATGTATTCAACAATCCTAATTTTATTGAAGAAAACAAACACGACATTTGTGCTTCAGTACAAAATGTAATTATCGAAATTTTGATGGACAAATTGCAATTGGCTGTAGCCGAAACCGGAATCAAGCAAATAGCCATTGGTGGCGGTGTTTCGGCCAATTCGGGAATCAGAACAACCTTGAAAGCGGCTGAGGCAAAATACGGTTGGAAAACTTTTATTCCGAAATTTGAATACACTACCGATAATGCCGCTATGATTGGCATTGTAGGTTACCAAAAATATTTACACGATAAGTTCACCGATTCAGCTGTCGTTTCAAAGGCGCGAATCGAATTCTAA
- a CDS encoding zinc metalloprotease: MKKICLSLAALLLLFSCQEDDKATNTEARASKRVCVSHEVLERQLQENPELALRMNQIEEFTENAMLQNRLVNGQIQIPVVVNVLYRTAAENISDAQIQSQIDVLNADFNAQNSDYNQVPALFSGVKANVGITFVLDQIIRKSTTKTSWGTRDAMKKSKSGGINPTSPTTKLNFWVCTIGGGILGYAQFPGGSSATDGVVVDSKYVGVTSNSGAAYPYNLGRTATHEVGHWMNLRHIWGDTTCGTDQVADTPTHNTANYGVPTYPHYSTCSGTPVEMTMNYMDYTDDRGMYMFTLGQKARMDAIFLSGGPRFSFAQP, encoded by the coding sequence ATGAAAAAAATCTGTTTATCGTTAGCAGCTTTGCTATTGTTGTTTTCTTGTCAAGAGGATGATAAAGCAACAAACACTGAAGCAAGAGCCTCAAAAAGAGTTTGTGTCTCGCATGAAGTTTTAGAAAGACAATTACAAGAAAACCCTGAGTTGGCTTTGCGCATGAATCAAATTGAAGAATTTACCGAAAACGCTATGTTGCAAAACCGTTTGGTAAATGGTCAAATTCAAATTCCGGTTGTAGTAAATGTACTTTACAGAACTGCTGCAGAAAACATTTCCGATGCTCAAATTCAGTCTCAAATTGACGTGTTGAATGCTGATTTTAACGCCCAAAACTCAGATTACAACCAAGTTCCTGCTTTATTTTCAGGTGTAAAAGCTAATGTTGGAATTACTTTCGTTTTAGATCAAATCATCAGAAAATCTACTACTAAAACCTCTTGGGGAACCAGAGATGCTATGAAAAAATCTAAAAGCGGCGGAATCAATCCAACTTCTCCAACTACTAAGTTAAACTTCTGGGTTTGTACTATTGGTGGCGGAATTTTAGGTTATGCTCAATTCCCTGGTGGTTCATCAGCAACTGATGGTGTGGTTGTAGATTCTAAATATGTAGGTGTTACCAGCAATTCAGGCGCTGCCTATCCTTACAACTTAGGAAGAACAGCTACTCACGAAGTAGGTCACTGGATGAACTTACGTCACATTTGGGGTGATACAACTTGCGGAACTGACCAAGTTGCCGACACACCAACACACAATACTGCTAACTATGGGGTTCCAACTTATCCTCACTACAGTACTTGTTCTGGAACTCCGGTAGAAATGACTATGAACTACATGGACTATACAGATGACAGAGGAATGTACATGTTTACTTTAGGTCAAAAAGCAAGAATGGATGCTATCTTCCTTTCAGGAGGACCAAGATTCTCTTTCGCGCAGCCATAA
- a CDS encoding 16S rRNA (uracil(1498)-N(3))-methyltransferase has translation MQLFYNPSINETATSFVFDKEESKHIIKVLRKKEGDILFVTNGLGFLFKTEITIASDNKCTVKINSFEQQEKPKFHLHLAVAPTKMNERYEWFLEKATEIGIQEITPIICEHSERKVIKTDRFQKILESAMKQSLHYYLPKLNNPITFKDFLKKEYKGQKFIAHCEETDKKSLKNEIKSKENIIILIGPEGDFSVKEIQWALEQNYIPVSLGQTRLRTETAAVVACHSVVFSNEN, from the coding sequence ATGCAATTATTCTACAATCCATCGATTAATGAAACGGCTACTTCTTTTGTTTTTGACAAAGAAGAAAGCAAACACATCATTAAAGTACTGCGTAAAAAAGAAGGTGATATTTTATTTGTAACAAACGGATTAGGATTTTTATTCAAAACCGAAATTACCATCGCTTCCGATAATAAATGTACGGTTAAAATCAACTCGTTTGAGCAACAAGAAAAACCGAAATTCCATTTGCATTTGGCTGTTGCACCGACCAAAATGAACGAACGCTATGAATGGTTTTTAGAAAAAGCCACTGAAATCGGCATACAAGAAATCACGCCGATTATTTGTGAACATTCGGAACGAAAAGTAATTAAAACCGATAGATTTCAGAAGATACTGGAAAGTGCGATGAAACAATCATTGCATTATTATTTGCCTAAATTAAACAACCCTATAACATTCAAAGACTTCCTTAAAAAAGAATACAAAGGGCAAAAATTCATTGCGCATTGCGAAGAAACCGATAAAAAATCATTGAAAAACGAAATAAAATCCAAAGAAAACATTATTATTCTAATTGGTCCGGAAGGTGATTTTTCTGTTAAAGAAATCCAATGGGCGCTTGAGCAAAACTATATTCCTGTATCTTTGGGTCAAACACGTTTGCGAACTGAAACAGCCGCTGTGGTAGCTTGTCACAGTGTAGTATTTAGCAATGAAAATTAA
- a CDS encoding NAD(P)/FAD-dependent oxidoreductase has protein sequence MNIPTSNKPRVVIIGGGFAGIALAKKLRNKSVQVVLLDKHNYHTFQPLLYQVATGGLEAGSIAYPIRKVIQEYPDFYFRLTSVKEIDTKEQKVISEIGDLHYDYLVIATGSKTNYFGNKEIERNSMSMKTIPQSLNIRSLILENFEQAVLLKDEAERNLLINFVLVGAGPTGVELAGALAEMKKAILQKDYPDLDISKMEINLIQSGDRVLNTMSEKSSVAAEKFLVDLGVKVWKNVRVTNYDGRTITTNTDLTFETATLIWTAGVQGAAIRGLDAKSLVEKVERIRVNEFNQVKGYDNIFAIGDIASMETKEFPQGHPMMAQPAMQQGKLLGDNLVQLISGRIMTPFEYNDKGSMATIGRNLAVVDLPSYHFSGVFAWFVWMFVHLFSLIGFKNKAVVFTNWVYNYIRFDREGRLIVRPYKKRSFTTFTSDEI, from the coding sequence ATGAATATTCCAACTTCAAATAAACCCCGTGTTGTCATCATAGGCGGTGGTTTTGCCGGGATTGCTTTGGCAAAAAAACTGAGAAACAAGAGTGTGCAAGTTGTTTTATTAGACAAACACAATTACCATACTTTTCAGCCTTTGTTATACCAAGTTGCCACCGGCGGATTGGAAGCAGGTTCGATTGCTTATCCTATTCGGAAAGTGATTCAGGAATACCCCGATTTTTATTTTCGCCTCACATCAGTAAAAGAAATTGATACCAAAGAACAAAAAGTGATCTCCGAGATTGGCGATTTGCATTATGATTATTTGGTTATTGCTACCGGTTCTAAAACCAATTATTTTGGCAATAAAGAAATCGAACGCAATTCGATGTCGATGAAAACAATTCCGCAATCGTTGAACATTCGCAGTTTGATTTTGGAAAATTTTGAACAAGCTGTTTTATTGAAAGACGAAGCTGAGAGAAACCTGTTAATCAATTTTGTTTTAGTCGGCGCCGGACCAACAGGAGTAGAGCTGGCAGGTGCTTTGGCCGAAATGAAAAAAGCCATCCTGCAAAAAGATTACCCCGATTTAGACATTTCAAAAATGGAAATCAACTTAATCCAAAGCGGCGATAGAGTTTTGAATACCATGAGTGAGAAATCTTCTGTGGCTGCTGAGAAATTCTTAGTCGATTTAGGCGTGAAAGTTTGGAAGAATGTCCGCGTGACCAATTACGATGGAAGAACCATTACCACCAACACCGATTTGACCTTTGAAACTGCCACATTAATTTGGACCGCAGGAGTACAAGGCGCAGCCATTCGCGGATTGGATGCTAAATCTTTGGTAGAAAAAGTGGAGCGGATTAGGGTAAACGAATTCAATCAGGTGAAAGGGTATGACAATATTTTTGCCATAGGCGATATCGCTTCAATGGAAACCAAAGAATTTCCTCAAGGTCATCCGATGATGGCACAACCGGCTATGCAACAAGGTAAGCTGTTAGGAGACAATTTGGTTCAACTAATCAGCGGCAGAATTATGACGCCGTTTGAATATAACGACAAAGGTTCGATGGCCACTATTGGACGAAACTTAGCCGTAGTTGATTTACCAAGTTATCATTTTAGTGGTGTGTTTGCTTGGTTTGTTTGGATGTTTGTGCATTTGTTTTCCTTAATCGGTTTCAAAAATAAAGCGGTAGTTTTTACTAATTGGGTTTACAATTACATTCGCTTTGACCGCGAAGGCCGACTGATTGTGCGTCCGTATAAAAAAAGAAGTTTTACTACGTTTACCAGTGATGAGATATAG
- a CDS encoding THUMP-like domain-containing protein: MDQSILTEAIQEFIRNNIEADVNHLALQKHPFSNTDYTAILNQIAAKQRAKTKLPTWFKTSNIIYPSKISVEQTSSEKTAAYKSQLVSGDFLMDLSGGFGVDDFYFAQRITQVIHCEINDELSAMVQHNFAQLNITNIQCFSGDSYDILEAQKPKLDWIYIDPSRRSEAKGKVFMLKDCLPNVPENLDFYFQFASNIMIKTAPLLDLTAGLSELKNVKAIHIVALENEVKELLWVLEKGYNDKTQIITVNLLKTKTEEFSFELYSNHQANFSLPQKYLYEPNAAIMKSGGFEMVSAQFGLAKLQQHSHLYTSETLIDFPGRRFKIEQLIGYNKNEMKTFLENQKANITTRNFPDSVESIRKKWKIKDGGNLYCFFTTDINNHKIVLLCSKLP, translated from the coding sequence ATGGATCAATCCATATTGACTGAAGCAATTCAGGAATTCATTCGCAACAATATTGAAGCTGATGTCAATCATCTGGCTTTGCAAAAGCATCCATTTTCCAATACCGATTATACAGCTATTCTCAATCAAATTGCGGCGAAACAAAGGGCTAAAACCAAGTTGCCAACCTGGTTTAAAACATCGAACATTATTTATCCTTCCAAGATTTCGGTAGAACAAACTTCTTCTGAAAAAACAGCCGCTTACAAATCACAATTGGTTTCAGGAGATTTTTTAATGGATTTGAGCGGCGGCTTTGGTGTAGATGATTTTTATTTTGCCCAAAGAATAACCCAAGTCATCCATTGCGAAATCAACGACGAGCTTTCAGCCATGGTACAGCATAACTTTGCGCAGCTAAATATCACTAATATTCAATGCTTCTCGGGCGATAGTTATGATATTCTAGAGGCTCAAAAACCTAAACTCGATTGGATTTACATTGATCCATCTCGAAGAAGTGAAGCCAAAGGGAAGGTATTTATGCTGAAGGATTGTTTGCCGAATGTTCCTGAGAATCTCGATTTTTATTTTCAATTTGCGTCCAATATCATGATAAAAACCGCTCCGTTATTAGACCTAACTGCTGGTTTATCGGAATTGAAAAATGTGAAAGCCATACATATTGTAGCTTTAGAAAATGAAGTCAAAGAATTGCTTTGGGTATTGGAGAAAGGCTATAACGATAAAACCCAAATCATCACTGTCAATCTCTTAAAAACTAAAACGGAGGAATTCAGTTTTGAACTTTATTCCAATCATCAAGCCAACTTTAGTTTACCTCAAAAATACTTATACGAACCCAACGCCGCCATCATGAAATCGGGGGGATTTGAGATGGTTTCCGCTCAGTTTGGCCTGGCTAAATTACAGCAACATTCCCATTTGTATACTTCCGAAACGCTGATTGATTTTCCGGGACGTCGTTTTAAAATTGAGCAGCTCATAGGTTACAACAAAAACGAAATGAAAACATTTCTTGAAAATCAAAAAGCCAATATCACCACAAGAAATTTTCCCGATTCAGTGGAAAGCATTCGCAAAAAGTGGAAAATTAAAGACGGTGGAAATTTGTATTGTTTTTTTACAACCGATATAAATAACCATAAAATAGTTTTACTTTGCAGCAAATTACCATAA
- a CDS encoding M15 family metallopeptidase has protein sequence MKKTFFLLLVFLVISCKSTYLDAKKSPVLLDINKETDDNAFVNLKNYSNDFVFDMKYATTDNFLNEKVYPCGECFLRVKTVKSLLEANKAFLDKGYRIKLYDCYRPIAIQKKMWKIVPNPTYVANPKKGSIHNKGGAVDITLVDSAGNELNMGTKFDFFGEEASHNYLNLSEEILANRKFLKEIMLRHNFKSFDSEWWHYNLTNSSADAVSNQKWRCED, from the coding sequence ATGAAAAAAACCTTCTTCTTGTTACTGGTTTTCTTGGTGATTTCTTGTAAATCAACTTATCTCGATGCCAAGAAATCTCCGGTTTTATTGGATATCAATAAGGAAACCGACGACAATGCTTTTGTCAACCTCAAAAATTATAGCAACGATTTTGTATTTGATATGAAATACGCCACGACCGATAATTTTTTAAACGAAAAGGTTTATCCGTGTGGCGAGTGTTTTTTGCGAGTTAAGACTGTAAAATCTTTATTGGAAGCCAACAAAGCGTTTTTGGACAAAGGTTACCGTATTAAGCTTTACGATTGTTACCGACCAATAGCCATTCAAAAGAAAATGTGGAAAATCGTACCGAATCCGACTTATGTAGCCAATCCGAAAAAAGGGTCGATTCACAACAAAGGCGGTGCAGTTGATATTACTTTGGTAGATTCTGCCGGAAATGAATTGAATATGGGAACAAAGTTTGATTTTTTCGGCGAAGAAGCTAGTCACAATTACCTTAATCTTTCCGAAGAAATCTTGGCCAATAGAAAGTTTTTAAAAGAAATCATGCTCCGACACAACTTTAAATCCTTTGATTCGGAATGGTGGCATTATAATTTGACTAACAGTTCTGCTGATGCAGTTTCCAATCAAAAATGGCGCTGCGAAGATTAA